In the genome of Quercus robur chromosome 3, dhQueRobu3.1, whole genome shotgun sequence, one region contains:
- the LOC126717401 gene encoding TMV resistance protein N-like — MALLTTRGTSSSSFTQRCKYDVFLSFRGEDTRNGFTSHLNGILRHNSINTFMEDKLQRGEKISAKLLEAIESSKISIIVFSKNYASSTWCLDELVKILECKNNGQVVLPVFYKVDPSNVHNQQEKFGEALAKYEKKFKDNKEKVQSWRAALNEASHISSWHYKNEYVFNLYFVITN; from the coding sequence ATGGCCCTTTTGACCACCAGAGGAACCTCCTCTTCCTCTTTCACCCAACGATGCAAATATGATGTGTTCTTGAGTTTTAGAGGAGAAGATACCCGCAATGGTTTTACTAGCCATTTGAATGGTATTTTGCGTCATAATAGTATTAACACTTTCATGGAAGATAAGCTTCAGAGAGGAGAAAAAATTTCCGCTAAACTTCTTGAAGctattgaaagttcaaagaTTTCAATAATTGTATTCTCTAAAAACTATGCATCCTCCACTTGGTGTTTGGACGAACTTGTCAAGATTCTTGAGTGTAAGAATAATGGCCAAGTGGTGTTACCGGTTTTTTACAAGGTGGATCCATCAAATGTACATAACCAACAGGAAAAGTTTGGAGAAGCACTCGcaaagtatgaaaaaaaattcaaggataATAAAGAGAAGGTGCAGAGTTGGAGGGCAGCCCTAAATGAAGCCAGCCATATATCTAGTTGGCATTACAAAAATGAGTATGTGTTTAATCTCTACTTTGTTATCACCAATTAA